Proteins encoded together in one Ipomoea triloba cultivar NCNSP0323 chromosome 4, ASM357664v1 window:
- the LOC116017024 gene encoding uncharacterized protein At4g14342-like, producing MQASDRFNINSQLEHLQARYVGTGHADLTRFEWAVNIQRDCYASYIGHYPMLAYFAIAENESIGRERYNFMQKMLAPCGLPPEREDD from the exons atgcAG GCAAGCGATAGATTCAATATCAACTCCCAGTTGGAACACTTGCAAGCTAGATATGTAGGAACTGGACATGCTGACTTGACTAGATT TGAGTGGGCAGTGAATATTCAGCGCGATTGCTATGCTTCCTATATTGGCCACTACCCAATGTTGGCCTACTTTGCTATTGCGGAGAATGAATCTATTGGAAGAGAGCGCTACAATTTCATGCAG AAAATGCTTGCACCTTGTGGTCTTCCACCAGAGAGGGAAGATGATTAA
- the LOC116017005 gene encoding probable methyltransferase PMT3, whose protein sequence is MRGRSDGVQKKRLLTSVGVIAIFLVFLYVYFGSKSSGESALEYGSRSLRKLGSSYLGGDDDGDVKQDENFGLEDGNDGVVLKSFPVCDDRHSELIPCLDRNLIYQMRLKLDLSLMEHYERHCPMPERRFNCLIPPPAGYKIPIKWPKSRDEVWKANIPHTHLAHEKSDQNWMVVKGEKIIFPGGGTHFHYGADKYIASIANMLNFSKNILNNEGNIRTVFDVGCGVASFGGYLLSSNIIAMSLAPNDVHQNQIQFALERGIPAYLGVLGTKRLPYPSRSFEFAHCSRCRIDWLQRDGILLLELDRVLRPGGYFAYSSPEAYAQDEEDLRIWKQMSALVERMCWRIAAKRNQTVIWVKPLDNECYMSREPGTQPPLCRSDDDPDAVWGVPMEACISPYSDHDHKTKGSGLAPWPARLITPPPRLADFGYSNEMFEKDTELWRQRVDSYWRILSPKISSDTVRNIMDMKANLGSFAAALKEKDVWVMNAVPEDGPNTLKIVYDRGLIGTIHNWCEAFSTYPRTYDLLHAWTVFSDIEKKGCSGEDLLLEMDRILRPTGFIIIRDKQHVIDFVKKYVHALHWEAVRTADSSSDPDQEGDEVVLIVQKKLWLTSESIIATD, encoded by the exons ATGAGAGGGAGATCTGACGGAGTGCAGAAGAAGCGCCTTTTAACTTCTGTTGGCGTTATTGCAATCTTTCTCGTTTTTCTTTATGTGTATTTTGGCTCTAAGAGCAGTGGTGAGTCTGCCCTAGAGTATGGCAGCCGATCTTTGAGGAAACTAGGGTCTTCTTACTTGGGTGGAGATGATGATGGTGACGTTAAGCAAGATGAAAATTTTGGGCTGGAAGATGGCAATGACGGCGTTGTCCTGAAAAGCTTTCCT gtttgcGATGATCGACATTCAGAACTAATTCCCTGTCTAGACAGAAATCTCATATACCAAATGAGATTGAAGCTGGACCTATCTTTGATGGAGCACTATGAAAGACATTGTCCTATGCCCGAAAGGCGGTTCAATTGCCTGATTCCTCCCCCTGCAGGATACAAG ATACCTATTAAGTGGCCGAAAAGTAGAGATGAGGTCTGGAAAGCAAACATACCTCATACGCACCTTGCTCATGAGAAATCAGATCAGAACTGGATGGTTGTCAAGGGTGAAAAGATTATATTTCCAGGAGGAGGCACTCATTTCCACTATGGAGCTGACAAATATATTGCTTCAATTGCAAAT ATGTTGAACTTTTCAAAGAATATCTTAAACAATGAGGGGAATATACGAACAGTTTTTGATGTTGGTTGCGGTGTTGCTAGTTTTGGAGGCTATCTTCTTTCATCCAATATAATAGCAATGTCCTTGGCACCAAATGATGTGCATCAGAATCAGATCCAGTTTGCCTTAGAAAGAGGAATTCCTGCATATCTCGGTGTTCTTGGAACAAAGAGACTTCCTTATCCAAGCCGTTCATTTGAATTTGCTCATTGTTCTCGTTGTAGGATTGATTGGTTGCAAAGGGATGGGATCCTTCTTCTTGAGTTAGATAGGGTTCTTAGACCCGGAGGTTATTTTGCCTACTCATCCCCTGAAGCATATGCTCAGGATGAAGAAGATCTTAGAATATGGAAACAAATGAGTGCACTTGTAGAACGCATGTGCTGGAGGATAGCTGCTAAAAGGAACCAAACAGTCATTTGGGTTAAACCTTTAGATAATGAGTGTTACATGTCAAGAGAACCAGGTACTCAGCCACCTCTCTGCCGATCTGATGATGATCCAGATGCAGTGTGGGGTGTTCCAATGGAGGCATGCATATCACCTTATTCTGACC atGACCACAAAACCAAGGGAAGTGGATTGGCACCTTGGCCAGCTAGATTGATTACACCTCCTCCTCGGCTTGCTGATTTTGGGTATTCTAATGAAATGTTCGAAAAGGATACG GAACTCTGGCGGCAGAGGGTTGATAGTTACTGGAGGATTTTGAGTCCCAAAATTTCATCAGACACTGTGAGGAATATTATGGACATGAAGGCAAACTTGGGTTCATTTGCAGCTGCTTTGAAGGAGAAGGATGTATGGGTAATGAATGCAGTCCCCGAAGATGGACCCAACACACTCAAGATTGTATATGATCGAGGCCTAATTGGCACAATTCATAACTG GTGTGAAGCCTTTTCAACATATCCCCGAACATACGATTTGCTCCATGCTTGGACTGTGTTTTCTGACATTGAGAAGAAAGGTTGTAGCGGCGAGGATCTGCTGCTCGAGATGGATCGCATTCTAAGGCCCACTGGTTTCATTATCATCCGGGATAAACAGCACGTTATCGATTTTGTGAAGAAGTATGTGCATGCATTGCACTGGGAAGCCGTCAGAACAGCTGATTCATCTTCAGATCCTGATCAGGAGGGAGACGAAGTCGTGCTCATCGTCCAAAAGAAACTATGGCTGACAAGTGAGAGCATCATAGCTACAGATTAG
- the LOC116016565 gene encoding serine/threonine-protein kinase tricorner-like has product MEATRRWFSKFSPREKPKPHKKETTSTGKEGLNSPANDAAPSNATKQKVAVAKQYIENHYKEQMKSLQERRERRNMLEKKLADAEVSEEEQNNILKYLEKKETEIMRRQRHKMGTDDFEPLTMIGKGAFGEVRVCKEKATGHVYAMKKLKKSEMLRRGQVEHVKAERNLLAEVDSNCIVKLYCSFQDEEYLYLIMEYLPGGDMMTLLMRKDTLTEDEARFYVGETVLAIESIHKHNYIHRDIKPDNLLLDRDGHMKLSDFGLCKPLDCSNLHEKDFTVGNNLSGALQSDGRPTAPKRTQQEQLQNWQKNRRMLAYSTVGTPDYIAPEVLLRKGYGMECDWWSLGAIMYEMLVGYPPFYSDEPMSTCRKIVNWRTHLKFPEEAKLSPEAKDLICKLLCNVEQRLGTKGAHEIKAHPWFKGIEWDKLYQMKAAFIPEVNDELDTQNFEKFEETDNQVPTATKSGPWRKMLPSKDVNFMGYTYKNYEIVNESEVPGIAELKKKSTKPKRPSVKALFSEDSDSGSTQSAKGSFLNLLPPPLEVSKSGESEPH; this is encoded by the exons ATGGAGGCTACACGGCGTTGGTTTAGTAAGTTTAGTCCTAGAGAAAAACCTAAGCCTCACAAGAAAGAAACTACTAGTACTGGGAAGGAAGGGTTGAATTCGCCTGCAAATGACGCAGCACCATCAAATGCCACAAAGCAGAAGGTTGCTGTTGCTAAGCAGTATATAGAAAACCATTACAAGGAGCAAATGAAGAGCCTGCAGGAGCGCAGGGAGCG GCGGAACATGCTGGAAAAGAAACTTGCCGATGCTGAGGTCTCTGAGGAAGAGCAAAACAACATACTGAAGTACCTTGAGAAAAAAGAGACTGAAATCATGCGCCGCCAAAGACATAAAATGGGTACTGATGATTTCGAGCCATTGACAATGATAGGAAAGGGTGCATTTGGTGAG GTTAGAGTATGCAAGGAGAAAGCAACAGGCCATGTGTATGCCATGAAAAAGCTTAAGAAATCAGAAATGCTTCGTCGAGGCCAG GTTGAGCATGTCAAAGCAGAAAGGAATCTACTCGCAGAAGTTGATAGCAATTGCATTGTGAAGCTATACTGTTCTTTCCAAGATGAGGAATACCTCTACCTAATAATGGAATATCTTCCTGGTGGAGACATGATGACATTATTGATGCGAAAGGATACCTTAACTGAAGATGAAGCAAGGTTTTACGTGGGAGAAACAGTCCTTGCAATTGAATCCATCCATAAACACAACTATATTCATAG AGATATAAAACCTGACAACTTGCTTCTTGATAGAGATGGGCACATGAAATTGTCTGACTTTGGATTATGTAAACCATTAGACTGCAGCAATCTTCATGAAAAGGATTTTACAGTAGGAAATAATCTTAGTGGTGCTCTACAAAGTGACGGGCGCCCCACAGCTCCCAAACGCACTCAACAGGAGCAACTGCAGAATTGGCAGAAGAACAGGAGAATGCTT GCTTATTCAACTGTAGGTACACCTGATTATATTGCACCAGAGGTTTTATTGAGGAAAGGATATGGAATGGAATGTGATTG gTGGTCACTTGGTGCGATTATGTATGAAATGTTGGTGGGATATCCGCCTTTCTATTCTGATGAACCGATGTCTACTTGTAGAAAG ATAGTAAACTGGCGTACACATTTAAAATTTCCAGAGGAGGCAAAACTATCACCTGAAGCAAAGGATCTCATTTGTAAACTTTTATGTAATGTTGAACAAAGACTTGGAACAAAAGGCGCTCATGAAATAAAG GCTCACCCATGGTTCAAGGGTATTGAATGggataaattatatcaaatgaaGGCTGCATTTATTCCAGAAGTTAATGATGAGTTGGATACTCAAAATTTTGAGAAGTTTGAAGAG ACTGATAATCAAGTTCCAACAGCAACAAAATCAGGTCCATGGAGGAAG ATGCTCCCTTCAAAGGATGTCAACTTTATGGGTTACACGTACAAAAACTATGAGATTGTGAATGAAAGTGAAGTTCCTGGAATCG ctgaattgaagaagaagagcaCTAAACCTAAGAGGCCTAGCGTGAAGGCCCTTTTCA GTGAAGATTCAGATTCTGGTTCCACGCAATCAGCGAAGGGGAGTTTCCTTAATCTGTTGCCTCCCCCGCTAGAAGTCTCAAAATCCGGTGAATCGGAACCTCACTAA
- the LOC116017008 gene encoding protein LIGHT-DEPENDENT SHORT HYPOCOTYLS 4-like, producing the protein MDSLKREVDLSKNMAINAPMANTTTMMMSSASSSAASSAAAISPTTAAATLSRYENQKRRDWNTFGQYLRNHRPPLSLSRCSGAHVLEFLRYLDQFGKTKVHTPVCPFFGHPNPPAPCPCPLRQAWGSLDALIGRLRAAYEENGGKPEANPFGARAVRLYLREVRDSQAKARGISYEKKKRKKPPSQPQSSSPAAALPPSAAAT; encoded by the coding sequence ATGGATTCATTGAAACGAGAAGTGGATTTATCTAAAAATATGGCAATCAACGCTCCCATGGCGAATACCACCACAATGATGATGTCATCGGCTTCGTCATCGGCGGCGTCGTCGGCGGCGGCTATCTCCCCGACCACGGCGGCGGCTACCCTAAGCCGGTACGAGAATCAGAAGCGGCGCGACTGGAACACGTTCGGGCAGTACCTGCGGAACCACCGGCCGCCGCTCTCGCTGTCGCGCTGCAGCGGCGCGCACGTGCTGGAATTCCTGCGCTACCTCGACCAGTTCGGAAAAACTAAGGTTCACACCCCGGTCTGTCCCTTTTTCGGCCACCCCAATCCGCCGGCTCCCTGTCCTTGCCCGCTCCGCCAAGCCTGGGGCAGCCTGGACGCCCTCATCGGCCGGCTCCGAGCCGCGTACGAGGAAAACGGAGGCAAGCCGGAAGCCAACCCCTTCGGCGCCCGAGCCGTCCGGCTTTACCTTCGTGAAGTCCGAGATTCCCAAGCCAAAGCCCGCGGAATCAGCTACGAGAAGAAGAAGCGAAAGAAGCCGCCAAGCCAGCCGCAATCCTCCTCTCCAGCTGCGGCTTTGCCTCCATCAGCCGCCGCCACTTAA